GATGATATCCGCCCCTACATTATATCTAATATTAACATATGAGCGCATTCATGTGCTCCGGTTAGGAAACAAAAATATGAAACCATACAAAACTGTTTTATTCGACCTTGACGGCACGCTGACCGACCCGGGGTTGGGCATCACCAATTCGGTCAAAGTCGCATTGGAACAGTTCGAAATTCATGTTGAGGATAACCGGGAACTCTACCCGTTCGTCGGCCCGCCGCTCATCGAGTCGTTTATGAAATTTTACGGACTCTCACGGGAACAGACCGACGTTGCGATCGGATATTTTCGCGAATATTTTCAGGACAAGGGCATTTTCGAAAATGTGCCTTATGAAGGTATCAACACGCTTTTGGCCGATCTGAAAGCCGCCGGAAAAACGCTGGTGGTTGCAACCTCCAAGCCCGAGGTTTTTGCCAAACGGATTTTGGAGCGTTTTGATCTGGCGCAGTATTTCACTTTTATCGCAGGCGCGAACCTC
The Oscillospiraceae bacterium DNA segment above includes these coding regions:
- a CDS encoding HAD family hydrolase, with the translated sequence MKPYKTVLFDLDGTLTDPGLGITNSVKVALEQFEIHVEDNRELYPFVGPPLIESFMKFYGLSREQTDVAIGYFREYFQDKGIFENVPYEGINTLLADLKAAGKTLVVATSKPEVFAKRILERFDLAQYFTFIAGANLDETRTLKSEVIEYALNNIGPVTMSECVMVGDREHDVLGAKVFGMDSIGVLYGYGSREEFEKAGATYIAESVEALRTFIL